Proteins from a single region of Dyadobacter fanqingshengii:
- a CDS encoding SusC/RagA family TonB-linked outer membrane protein — protein MGKLIFTGGYKRFRSKCGLPPGMLFKVLFLFFLCATAQAQTSGRANQVTVNGQVTEKATGQPLVGVSIRVKGGTDGVVSDANGAYKIQVPGNSTLLFTYIGYSDVEEPVGNRSTISPQLDTGDRSLNEVVVVGYGSQSKRELTGSIASVSSKQLQDRAVVSFGEALAGQMAGVQVQQTSAAPGGGISLKIRGTGSITAGNQPLYVVDGVPLDNSISNASAQGGDIGDQSPVNPLASINPGDIQSIDVLKDASATSIYGSRGSNGVVLITTKTGAAGKSQISLNASYGFQEIGKKVGIMSNQQYAQRSIDQRNTDWVRAGGKATDPNSARSGPQYKIPDEFKNAASLPFTDWQDLLYRRAPMQNYQLAASGGTENARYYLSGNYQNQEGIVINSGFKKYAFRLNVDAKVSDKVKVGFRVAPSYTNNRIATTGGIQDYGAVATTVMSVPGLYPARNADGTYSTSYTLHYDDGTSQNIIYNNALAFGEGIKNTMNQFSTVGSLFTTVDILKNLQFKTSINADVNTFSNNKFSPSFISVNPSFGRSYAATNISWINENTLTYDNSFAERHHVNVLVGLTEQKSSFNSTAVNANSFPNDLVPTLNAGIVTGGSSIRSQWTLLSLLSRATYNLDEKYFLTATFRRDGSSRFGSDNKWGNFPSASVGWRIGQEKFMANVPAVSELKLRASYGLIGNNQIPDYASVGLIYGSNYILGSGDGSIASGLAQGSLGNANLGWEKAKEVDFGLDLGLFQNRILLNVDYYNKLTSDLLLNVPVPLSTGYETALRNLGSLRNKGLEIALETRNFKTDKFTWNTNANISFNRNKVESLGAGGTPIIVANRAQENSLTHITQIGSPLGSYYGYIFDGVYNTQAEVDGSAHLPNTFAGDAIFRDLNNDGVINDSDKTIIGNNLPKFTYGMTNSFTFGNLDFGFSLQGVQDVEVMNLTKRSAYRNNGTISVDYWRSPEEPGDGRTFGAGSSANNRTISSYLVDDASFLRIRNVTIGYRLGKVLNGSILKNARVYMNIQNLHTFTKYSGYNPEVNTTEGDPWISSALTPGIDYGTYPMARTIVFGLNLGF, from the coding sequence ATGGGAAAACTAATTTTTACCGGAGGTTACAAGCGTTTCCGCAGCAAATGCGGACTGCCCCCAGGAATGCTCTTTAAAGTGTTATTTCTGTTTTTCTTATGCGCGACCGCACAGGCTCAGACGTCTGGTCGGGCGAACCAAGTCACTGTGAATGGTCAGGTTACTGAAAAAGCGACTGGTCAGCCACTGGTCGGTGTTTCCATCCGCGTGAAGGGCGGCACGGACGGTGTCGTTTCCGATGCGAATGGCGCATATAAAATTCAGGTGCCTGGAAATAGCACGCTGCTGTTTACGTATATTGGTTACAGTGATGTTGAGGAGCCAGTCGGAAACCGTTCAACCATTTCCCCACAACTTGATACGGGCGACAGATCACTGAACGAAGTTGTTGTGGTCGGTTATGGAAGCCAGTCGAAGCGTGAACTGACCGGCTCGATTGCATCTGTGAGTTCGAAGCAGTTACAGGACCGGGCGGTGGTTTCTTTTGGTGAAGCGCTGGCTGGCCAGATGGCGGGCGTTCAGGTGCAGCAGACTTCTGCGGCGCCGGGCGGTGGTATTTCGCTAAAAATCAGGGGAACCGGATCCATTACAGCGGGTAATCAGCCTTTGTATGTGGTGGACGGTGTGCCACTTGACAACTCTATAAGTAATGCGTCGGCCCAGGGTGGTGACATTGGTGATCAATCGCCTGTAAACCCGCTGGCCAGCATTAACCCCGGTGACATTCAGTCAATTGATGTATTGAAAGATGCTTCTGCTACATCTATTTACGGTTCGCGGGGCTCCAATGGCGTGGTTTTGATCACGACAAAGACAGGAGCAGCGGGTAAATCGCAGATTAGCCTTAATGCCAGCTATGGTTTCCAGGAAATTGGCAAAAAGGTGGGCATCATGAGCAACCAGCAATATGCGCAACGGTCAATCGACCAGCGAAATACAGACTGGGTGCGTGCAGGTGGCAAGGCGACGGACCCCAACTCGGCAAGAAGCGGACCTCAATATAAAATACCCGACGAATTCAAAAACGCGGCTTCCCTCCCATTCACCGACTGGCAAGACCTGCTGTATCGCCGCGCACCGATGCAAAACTATCAGCTGGCGGCTTCGGGCGGAACGGAAAATGCGCGTTACTATCTGTCTGGTAACTACCAGAACCAGGAAGGCATTGTGATCAACTCCGGCTTCAAGAAATATGCATTTCGTTTGAATGTGGATGCGAAAGTGTCTGATAAAGTCAAAGTTGGGTTCCGTGTTGCGCCATCTTATACAAACAACCGGATCGCAACCACCGGCGGGATCCAGGATTACGGCGCGGTAGCCACCACGGTGATGTCGGTTCCCGGCTTATATCCCGCCCGAAATGCAGATGGCACCTATTCAACATCCTACACGCTGCATTATGACGACGGAACATCGCAAAACATCATTTACAACAACGCGCTGGCTTTTGGTGAGGGCATCAAAAATACGATGAACCAATTCAGCACGGTGGGCAGCTTATTTACTACTGTTGATATTTTGAAAAACCTTCAATTCAAAACCAGTATCAATGCGGATGTGAATACGTTCAGCAACAACAAATTTTCTCCTTCCTTTATCAGTGTAAATCCTTCTTTTGGTCGCTCTTATGCGGCTACAAACATCAGCTGGATCAATGAAAATACGTTGACTTACGACAATAGTTTTGCCGAGCGTCACCACGTGAATGTACTCGTGGGTTTGACAGAACAAAAGTCGAGCTTTAACTCGACCGCCGTCAATGCTAATTCATTCCCAAACGACCTGGTGCCGACGTTGAATGCGGGAATCGTGACGGGCGGAAGCTCAATACGCTCACAGTGGACATTGCTTTCATTGTTAAGCCGGGCAACTTACAACCTGGATGAAAAGTATTTTCTGACGGCCACCTTCCGCCGCGATGGTTCGTCTCGTTTCGGTTCGGACAATAAATGGGGAAATTTCCCATCGGCTTCGGTAGGATGGAGAATCGGCCAGGAAAAGTTCATGGCTAATGTGCCTGCAGTGAGTGAATTGAAGCTGCGCGCAAGTTATGGTTTAATCGGAAACAACCAGATTCCTGACTACGCTTCTGTAGGTTTGATCTACGGCAGTAATTATATTTTAGGTTCGGGCGACGGCTCCATCGCCAGCGGTTTGGCGCAGGGTTCATTAGGCAATGCAAATCTGGGATGGGAAAAAGCCAAGGAAGTTGATTTTGGTCTTGATCTGGGACTCTTCCAAAACAGAATTCTCCTGAATGTTGATTACTACAACAAGCTGACTTCTGATTTGCTTCTCAATGTTCCTGTACCGCTTTCAACCGGTTATGAAACTGCCTTGCGCAATTTGGGAAGTCTTCGCAATAAAGGACTTGAAATCGCATTGGAAACCAGAAATTTCAAGACGGATAAGTTTACCTGGAACACCAATGCCAACATTTCTTTCAACAGAAACAAAGTGGAATCGCTTGGTGCTGGCGGCACGCCGATCATTGTTGCGAACCGGGCCCAGGAAAATTCCCTTACACACATTACACAGATCGGCAGCCCGCTGGGTAGCTATTATGGCTATATTTTTGACGGTGTTTATAACACACAGGCCGAAGTGGACGGTTCTGCACATTTACCCAACACCTTCGCCGGCGACGCCATATTCAGGGATCTGAACAACGACGGTGTTATCAACGATTCTGACAAAACCATTATCGGGAATAACCTGCCAAAGTTCACCTATGGTATGACGAACAGCTTCACGTTCGGAAACCTCGACTTCGGATTTTCGCTGCAAGGTGTTCAGGATGTAGAGGTGATGAATTTGACAAAACGCAGCGCTTACCGCAACAACGGAACGATTTCCGTCGATTACTGGCGGTCGCCGGAAGAGCCGGGTGATGGCAGAACGTTCGGTGCGGGCAGCTCGGCCAACAACCGTACGATTTCATCTTACCTGGTAGACGATGCTTCTTTCCTGCGCATCAGGAACGTGACGATCGG
- a CDS encoding glycoside hydrolase family 20 zincin-like fold domain-containing protein has translation MYTTTFFQKTKIVIPNLQAAIRGLGHYNLHLGSAISAFRTLFVACCCFLAALHTHAQTSASQPATIKTNNASSALLPLPQQLDLTEKLFPIGKNWKIIADPALAKEQTVKSLQEGLKEAGLPLSLAAGSAAGHSPAIRLVVQKGSVKIGASVDTNQIALARQAYRLSLKPGSITITANASQGLYYGVQTFLQLLRSQAPKMQLPEGEITDWPNVEVRMIYWDDAHHVEKLSALKRIIRQASTYKINAFSIKLEGHFNYKSAPAIVEPHALSPAEYQEMADFAKAHYVDLVPFLDAPAHVSFILKHPEYRKLRLIDDINYQFSVTNPETFKLLDAMFSELINASKGSKFIILSNDEAYYTGKAPSEKAMADSLGGNGKLLAWFIKKMADRLHEQGRTVLFWGEFPLRKEDITALPSHLVNGVYNNVIAADYKKHGIRQFVYTATQGAEPVFPNYYPLHTKTGVMADGSDRSSGRVGDMMKEINTAFTENLSSFMGVVIAGWADAGLHPETFWLGYATATAAGWNSKNLTPADASARFMEAFYGPSQKDMDSVYHVLSEQAEFHTESWDWIPSPWRPMIKGNSDSLFLQPERDQTLPLLPVPEPGTLVIANKSYPVNAERFSTAQAMLPRNAYAQQLLRENKSRAGSQLYNLEVLESVAAICGQNLRMLVALNKVTDLLQKASAAGNPAQAVKQLDAAMEMVGKLKTQRDSTLELVTKIWYKEWQPLVEEANGRKFLHQVDDIKDHQPVRTIDLSYLIYRELHYPLDQWWNDVKKVRNDYADKHQLPLMNKQLNWQQYK, from the coding sequence TTGTACACAACTACATTTTTTCAGAAAACCAAGATAGTTATTCCTAATCTGCAAGCCGCTATTCGGGGATTAGGGCATTATAACCTGCATTTGGGTAGTGCTATATCAGCTTTCAGGACCCTCTTTGTGGCTTGCTGCTGCTTTCTGGCTGCATTGCATACCCATGCACAAACCAGCGCTTCACAGCCAGCAACAATCAAAACCAACAACGCCAGCTCAGCCCTGCTCCCACTTCCGCAGCAACTGGACTTAACTGAAAAACTGTTCCCAATTGGTAAAAACTGGAAAATTATAGCTGATCCGGCACTCGCCAAAGAACAGACAGTGAAGAGCTTACAAGAAGGATTAAAGGAAGCCGGCCTTCCACTTTCCCTTGCAGCCGGCAGCGCTGCCGGCCATTCTCCTGCTATCCGGCTGGTGGTTCAAAAAGGGTCAGTAAAGATTGGAGCGAGTGTCGATACGAACCAGATTGCGTTGGCGCGTCAGGCTTATCGGCTGAGCTTGAAGCCGGGGAGCATTACTATCACGGCCAATGCTTCACAAGGTTTATATTACGGTGTCCAAACTTTTTTGCAGCTATTAAGGTCCCAGGCACCTAAAATGCAGTTGCCGGAAGGTGAGATTACGGACTGGCCAAATGTGGAAGTCAGGATGATTTATTGGGACGATGCGCATCATGTGGAGAAACTGAGCGCATTAAAGAGAATAATCCGGCAAGCCTCTACTTACAAGATCAATGCTTTTTCAATCAAATTGGAAGGGCACTTTAACTACAAATCGGCTCCCGCAATTGTTGAGCCGCATGCATTGTCTCCTGCTGAATACCAGGAGATGGCGGATTTTGCGAAAGCGCATTATGTTGATCTGGTGCCTTTTCTTGATGCTCCTGCACACGTTTCCTTTATCCTCAAACATCCCGAATACCGCAAGCTGCGGCTGATTGACGACATTAATTACCAGTTTTCGGTGACCAATCCTGAGACGTTTAAACTGCTGGACGCAATGTTCAGCGAGCTGATTAATGCGAGCAAAGGCAGCAAGTTCATTATTCTTTCCAATGATGAAGCCTATTATACGGGCAAGGCGCCCTCGGAGAAAGCCATGGCGGATAGTCTGGGTGGGAATGGTAAATTACTGGCTTGGTTTATTAAGAAAATGGCCGATAGATTGCACGAGCAAGGGCGTACTGTTTTGTTTTGGGGCGAATTTCCTTTGCGGAAAGAGGATATTACTGCATTGCCTTCGCATTTGGTGAATGGTGTTTACAATAATGTTATCGCCGCCGATTATAAAAAGCACGGGATCAGGCAGTTTGTATATACAGCCACGCAGGGCGCAGAGCCTGTTTTCCCGAATTACTATCCGTTGCATACAAAGACCGGGGTAATGGCAGATGGAAGCGATCGCTCGTCGGGCCGGGTTGGGGATATGATGAAGGAAATTAATACTGCTTTCACCGAAAACCTTTCGTCCTTCATGGGCGTGGTAATTGCAGGATGGGCCGATGCCGGGCTGCATCCTGAAACATTCTGGCTGGGTTACGCTACGGCCACTGCTGCCGGATGGAATAGTAAAAACCTGACTCCTGCGGATGCCTCGGCGCGTTTTATGGAGGCGTTTTATGGGCCTTCGCAAAAGGATATGGATAGCGTTTACCATGTGCTCAGCGAACAGGCAGAGTTCCATACGGAGAGCTGGGACTGGATTCCATCCCCTTGGCGGCCCATGATCAAGGGAAACTCGGATAGCCTTTTCCTTCAACCTGAAAGAGACCAGACATTACCCCTGTTGCCTGTGCCGGAACCCGGGACACTTGTGATTGCCAACAAGTCTTATCCTGTTAATGCAGAACGCTTTTCAACCGCACAGGCGATGCTTCCGCGCAATGCGTACGCCCAACAGTTGCTCCGGGAAAACAAATCGCGAGCCGGATCCCAGCTTTATAACCTGGAAGTGCTGGAATCGGTTGCGGCGATCTGCGGACAGAACCTGCGCATGTTGGTTGCTTTAAACAAAGTTACAGATTTGCTGCAAAAAGCGTCGGCAGCTGGCAATCCCGCACAGGCGGTGAAGCAACTGGACGCTGCTATGGAAATGGTTGGCAAACTGAAAACCCAGCGCGATAGTACGCTAGAGTTGGTCACAAAGATTTGGTACAAAGAATGGCAACCGCTTGTTGAAGAAGCGAATGGACGCAAGTTTCTGCATCAGGTGGACGATATCAAGGACCACCAGCCGGTGCGGACCATTGACCTGAGCTATTTGATTTACCGCGAATTACATTATCCGCTGGACCAATGGTGGAACGATGTGAAGAAAGTCAGAAACGATTATGCGGATAAACATCAGTTGCCTCTGATGAATAAACAATTGAATTGGCAGCAGTATAAGTAG
- the agaR gene encoding transcriptional repressor AgaR, translating to MKKTAQRRSLILQKLDELGEVNVNDLSEMLEVSEVTIRNDLDKLENSNLLVRAHGGAFKTNNIALTVTEKRKINHDTKRLIGRKAVSLINEDDSIILDSGTTTFEISNNLEKFKNLTVISNALDIVNNLAQYENLQVHMPGGYLKEFSMSLVGPMAERNFKQLYCNKLFLGIDGMKANAGFFTHYMEEAHLNQIMIDIAEEVIVVTDSSKFKKSGLAFICGFDKIDKVVTDDKIEEADLKMLKQHNVEVIIA from the coding sequence ATGAAAAAGACCGCGCAGCGCCGTTCGCTGATATTACAAAAGCTCGATGAGTTGGGCGAAGTAAATGTGAATGATTTAAGTGAAATGCTGGAAGTAAGTGAAGTTACGATCCGCAATGACCTGGATAAGCTGGAAAACAGCAATCTGTTGGTAAGGGCGCACGGCGGCGCTTTTAAAACCAACAACATTGCCCTGACGGTTACAGAAAAAAGGAAAATTAACCACGATACCAAGAGACTGATCGGCAGAAAAGCCGTGTCGCTGATCAACGAAGACGATAGCATCATTCTGGATTCCGGCACCACGACTTTTGAAATCTCGAACAATCTCGAAAAATTCAAAAACCTGACCGTGATCAGCAATGCACTGGACATTGTCAATAACCTGGCGCAATACGAAAATTTGCAGGTCCATATGCCCGGCGGATATCTGAAAGAATTCTCGATGTCACTGGTAGGTCCCATGGCGGAGCGGAATTTCAAACAGCTCTACTGCAACAAACTCTTCCTGGGAATCGACGGCATGAAGGCAAACGCCGGCTTTTTCACCCACTACATGGAAGAAGCCCACCTCAACCAAATCATGATAGACATCGCCGAAGAGGTCATCGTGGTCACGGATTCATCAAAATTCAAGAAGTCCGGGCTGGCCTTTATTTGTGGTTTTGACAAAATTGATAAGGTGGTTACGGATGATAAGATTGAAGAAGCCGATTTGAAGATGCTGAAACAGCATAATGTGGAGGTGATCATTGCATAG
- a CDS encoding ACT domain-containing protein: protein MENELAVSSRISVYASDTHNVLSRLLQVFGKSRFEVTYMQVFNTQDADLKLIIVEASFPKEMMALILERIQKIIEVHRAFAHQDEAQGPAAG, encoded by the coding sequence ATGGAAAATGAGTTAGCCGTTTCGAGCCGGATATCCGTTTATGCCAGCGACACACACAATGTTTTGAGCAGGCTCTTGCAGGTGTTTGGGAAAAGCCGGTTTGAGGTTACCTACATGCAGGTTTTTAATACACAAGACGCAGATTTGAAATTGATCATTGTGGAAGCATCTTTTCCAAAAGAAATGATGGCGCTGATCCTTGAACGCATTCAAAAGATCATTGAAGTGCATCGGGCTTTCGCGCATCAGGATGAAGCACAAGGTCCTGCTGCCGGCTGA
- a CDS encoding alpha/beta hydrolase: protein MNQIYRFLDFYTKNKHYRAQVGMLVMLFLTMSPSVYAQSSQQKAIIEDQIHYSAVFKENRHFRLILPPDYYAHPERRYPVIYYFHGNAGRFNGPAEGEVSRSGEARYYDEFNGIHERCGPDSLDNFASYVAGNDVIIAKWDGYVPAQYPRPYDIAPVKEDRQFVDYFPEFVQYIDAHYRTKAYREGRAVSGLSMGGFMSMLVASKYPHLLSSASFFCPSASFTVGPKALQIYTPFKEMGRNFVGLPIRMHLGSKDFLRQHDQEIDNAYKTLELNYESWHYGIGYFKGFHNAVNIKGQFDFHMHYFRMPLARPEKWHHIDLYPQFSVWNYHVTTDRNVPGFTLLNDVRKEGFGVQTKKWLPDGPSVPNLSVKIETDSVYTPSTVYELIRLDVPNRKISRSNVRSDKKGRIQWQGTGEDNDIGLYQNGDPGHITVASYSLDRKMPGVGDIVSLSPLLFNKGGADVDSIRIELIAQDEEVEVMDPAITIGEIAQGALHEKTAFRIRSRNVGLDRAKLKLMVSYNGKKDPFLLEVPFYSPEKTLAQLEIADNRPVMLEVEKKTWVGKGNGNGIANPGEWISIFTKSDLDSLHDFGLQLYTEDPYVDMDNRRMLFFARADWSGAQRLTSQVQIRADCPDGHEIAFYGIYEYPKNGNTRRDNHGAHSFIHETKRVSFIVKVKR, encoded by the coding sequence ATGAATCAGATTTACAGATTTCTTGATTTTTATACAAAAAACAAACATTACCGTGCACAGGTGGGAATGCTTGTAATGCTATTCTTGACAATGTCGCCGAGCGTATATGCGCAGTCGTCACAACAAAAGGCGATTATTGAAGATCAGATTCATTACAGCGCTGTGTTCAAAGAAAACAGGCATTTCCGCCTGATCCTGCCGCCTGATTATTACGCGCATCCGGAGCGGCGGTATCCTGTTATTTATTATTTCCATGGCAATGCAGGCCGGTTTAATGGTCCCGCAGAGGGCGAGGTTTCCCGCTCGGGCGAGGCCCGGTATTATGATGAATTTAACGGTATTCACGAGCGTTGCGGGCCTGATTCGCTGGATAATTTTGCAAGCTATGTAGCAGGAAATGATGTTATCATTGCCAAATGGGACGGTTACGTGCCTGCCCAATATCCGCGGCCGTATGACATTGCACCTGTGAAGGAAGACCGGCAGTTTGTCGATTACTTCCCGGAATTTGTGCAGTATATCGATGCGCATTATCGCACAAAGGCATATCGGGAAGGCCGGGCAGTTTCCGGGTTGAGCATGGGCGGGTTTATGTCCATGCTGGTCGCTTCGAAATATCCGCATTTACTATCGAGCGCATCGTTTTTTTGCCCTTCCGCTTCTTTTACGGTCGGTCCGAAAGCTTTGCAGATTTACACGCCGTTCAAAGAAATGGGGCGCAATTTTGTGGGTTTGCCCATTCGCATGCATTTGGGCAGCAAGGATTTTTTGCGGCAGCACGATCAGGAGATTGACAACGCGTACAAAACCCTTGAACTGAACTACGAAAGCTGGCATTACGGGATTGGTTATTTCAAGGGCTTTCATAATGCAGTGAATATCAAAGGACAGTTTGATTTTCACATGCATTATTTCCGAATGCCGCTCGCGCGACCTGAGAAATGGCACCACATTGATCTATATCCACAGTTTTCTGTTTGGAATTACCATGTTACCACCGATCGAAATGTGCCCGGCTTTACCTTGCTGAATGATGTGCGGAAGGAAGGATTTGGTGTACAAACTAAAAAATGGCTGCCCGACGGGCCATCCGTGCCAAACCTTTCTGTGAAAATTGAGACGGACAGTGTTTACACGCCAAGCACTGTTTATGAATTGATCCGGCTGGATGTTCCTAACCGCAAAATCTCCCGCTCGAATGTGCGAAGCGACAAAAAAGGGCGAATCCAGTGGCAGGGAACCGGCGAAGATAATGACATTGGATTGTACCAAAACGGCGATCCGGGTCACATTACCGTAGCAAGTTACTCGCTCGACCGAAAAATGCCGGGTGTTGGAGACATTGTTTCATTAAGTCCGTTATTGTTCAACAAAGGCGGGGCGGACGTGGATTCCATACGCATCGAGCTGATCGCACAGGATGAAGAAGTAGAAGTAATGGACCCTGCCATCACCATTGGAGAAATTGCCCAGGGCGCATTGCACGAAAAAACCGCCTTTCGGATTCGCTCACGAAATGTGGGTCTGGACCGCGCCAAGCTGAAACTGATGGTGAGCTACAATGGCAAAAAAGATCCGTTTTTGCTGGAAGTGCCTTTTTACTCACCCGAAAAAACACTCGCGCAATTGGAAATTGCTGACAATCGCCCTGTAATGCTGGAAGTGGAAAAGAAAACATGGGTCGGGAAAGGGAATGGCAACGGGATCGCCAATCCCGGTGAGTGGATCAGCATTTTCACGAAGTCTGACCTGGATTCGCTGCATGATTTTGGACTGCAACTTTATACTGAGGATCCCTATGTGGACATGGACAACCGGCGCATGCTTTTCTTTGCCCGCGCCGACTGGTCCGGAGCTCAGCGGCTGACTTCGCAGGTGCAGATTAGGGCGGATTGTCCCGACGGGCACGAAATCGCTTTTTACGGGATTTACGAATATCCAAAAAACGGTAACACACGCCGAGACAACCACGGAGCGCATTCATTTATTCACGAAACAAAGCGCGTTTCTTTCATCGTGAAAGTTAAAAGATAG
- a CDS encoding glycoside hydrolase domain-containing protein, whose translation MIRFTKFILCLIAMTACNMGNKTYAADPWRLRALPSSVRLDPVSNEIIEHRFKDVPSNHTGEGNLLDKNWIYDGKQVSLHGARGEYVSFQLVLTNESDSELTGIQLEMAPFKNGSAELAIKPELFLEWSVKVESPSTGYPQSTLGTGWYPDALIPFKFLQTDSAKIHGRWVYPFTLPDFNNRISNQRSQIIWVDQFIPLDAQKAKPGTYQSVITATIGNVKKQIPISLTIWDFELPNENLFKASLQHEGFLSRMDEKQELAVYQLFKRNRISLMDPTYDPEMKVKNGKVEIQWGKFDQRLKKYLTGQAFTKAHGYTDGPGYGEPLETFALPFDVYGKHGTAGWPDIGKPEVERNAANQAIYLSSIRQVRQHLLPMVNPKKTLLTVYLNGLDESYFPEAWSRMVFYGNLFKKEYPEAKFRVDGGYTKEAMDVIGKSITDWAAHTINYNIDTVKHYQQMGIKDWLYGPMLYEQKLNSWVGSSTFIDLPLINDRAISWACWKYKTYSWISWGIGAGWERGWYDPESWKDFYKEASEADAEFTYRTFNGNGSVIYKPGMVPNVSEPCASIRLKIMRDGVQDYEYLRLLATLDGNSKRADALVNQLIKEPFGDKSIGNLDVWSYDQEQWHKVRMELGELISKGKK comes from the coding sequence ATGATAAGATTTACAAAATTCATCCTCTGTCTGATTGCAATGACCGCGTGCAACATGGGGAATAAAACTTACGCCGCCGATCCATGGCGACTGCGGGCATTGCCTTCATCGGTCCGGCTGGATCCTGTCAGCAACGAAATCATCGAACACCGGTTCAAGGATGTCCCCTCCAATCACACAGGAGAAGGAAATCTGCTTGATAAAAACTGGATATATGACGGAAAGCAGGTTTCCCTGCACGGAGCACGCGGGGAATATGTCTCTTTTCAGCTCGTTTTGACCAATGAATCTGATTCGGAACTGACTGGTATTCAACTTGAAATGGCACCTTTCAAAAATGGAAGTGCTGAACTGGCCATCAAACCCGAGCTTTTTCTGGAATGGTCGGTGAAAGTGGAAAGCCCGAGCACAGGTTACCCGCAATCTACACTGGGGACAGGCTGGTATCCCGATGCATTGATCCCATTTAAATTCCTTCAGACTGACTCGGCCAAAATCCATGGTCGGTGGGTTTACCCATTCACATTGCCCGACTTCAACAACCGGATCAGCAACCAGCGTTCGCAGATTATCTGGGTGGATCAATTCATTCCGCTGGATGCGCAAAAGGCAAAGCCCGGAACATACCAAAGTGTCATTACAGCCACGATCGGCAATGTAAAAAAACAAATTCCGATCAGCCTGACGATCTGGGATTTTGAACTCCCGAATGAAAACCTTTTCAAAGCCAGCCTGCAACACGAAGGCTTCTTGAGCCGGATGGACGAAAAGCAGGAACTGGCCGTTTATCAGCTATTTAAGAGAAACCGCATTTCACTGATGGATCCGACTTACGATCCTGAAATGAAGGTTAAAAACGGTAAAGTGGAAATTCAATGGGGCAAATTCGATCAGCGACTAAAAAAATACCTGACCGGCCAAGCGTTCACCAAAGCCCATGGCTACACAGACGGCCCCGGCTATGGCGAACCGCTCGAAACATTTGCGCTTCCCTTCGACGTCTATGGCAAGCACGGCACTGCTGGCTGGCCGGACATTGGGAAACCAGAGGTGGAACGCAATGCGGCCAATCAGGCCATATATCTTAGCAGCATTCGACAAGTGCGCCAGCATTTGCTCCCAATGGTTAATCCCAAAAAAACGCTGCTTACGGTTTATCTGAATGGTTTGGATGAATCCTATTTTCCCGAGGCATGGTCACGGATGGTTTTTTACGGGAATTTGTTCAAAAAGGAATATCCTGAGGCGAAGTTTCGCGTTGATGGCGGTTATACCAAGGAAGCAATGGACGTGATCGGCAAATCGATCACAGACTGGGCGGCACATACGATCAACTACAACATTGACACAGTAAAACATTACCAGCAAATGGGCATCAAAGACTGGCTCTACGGCCCGATGCTCTACGAACAAAAGCTGAACAGCTGGGTAGGAAGCTCAACATTCATCGATTTGCCATTAATCAACGACCGCGCCATTAGCTGGGCTTGCTGGAAATACAAAACCTACTCCTGGATCAGTTGGGGCATTGGTGCCGGTTGGGAACGGGGCTGGTATGATCCCGAGTCCTGGAAAGATTTTTATAAGGAAGCCTCGGAGGCCGATGCCGAATTCACTTACCGGACATTCAATGGAAATGGCTCGGTCATTTACAAGCCCGGCATGGTGCCTAATGTATCCGAACCCTGCGCGTCCATCCGTTTGAAAATCATGCGTGACGGCGTGCAGGATTATGAGTACTTGCGCTTGCTGGCAACGCTTGATGGCAACTCCAAACGCGCTGACGCACTGGTCAATCAATTAATTAAAGAGCCTTTTGGGGACAAATCAATTGGTAACCTGGATGTTTGGAGTTATGATCAGGAACAATGGCACAAAGTCCGGATGGAACTGGGTGAGCTCATTTCCAAAGGCAAAAAATAA